One Rhizobium sp. NRK18 genomic window carries:
- a CDS encoding VOC family protein → MKRKLGLITLVVRKYDEALAYYCNVLGFERVEDTRLPDGKRWVVIRPGADGAAMLLAEAVDERQRMAVGNQAGGRVGFFLQTEDFAADHRRMCERGVRFLDEPRHEAYGSVAVFEDIYGNRWDLIEPKES, encoded by the coding sequence ATGAAGCGCAAGCTCGGACTGATCACGCTGGTCGTGCGCAAGTATGACGAGGCGCTGGCTTATTACTGTAACGTCCTGGGCTTCGAACGGGTCGAGGATACCCGCCTACCGGACGGCAAGCGCTGGGTCGTCATCCGGCCCGGCGCCGACGGTGCGGCGATGCTTCTGGCCGAAGCCGTCGACGAGCGCCAGCGCATGGCGGTTGGCAACCAGGCCGGCGGCAGGGTCGGCTTTTTCCTGCAAACCGAAGACTTCGCCGCCGATCACCGGCGCATGTGCGAGCGCGGTGTGCGCTTCCTCGATGAGCCGCGTCACGAGGCCTATGGCAGCGTCGCGGTGTTCGAGGACATCTACGGCAACCGCTGGGATCTGATCGAGCCGAAGGAAAGTTAG
- the trpS gene encoding tryptophan--tRNA ligase: MNQFQPLVFSGVQPTGNLHLGNYLGAIRKFVALQATNDCIYCVVDMHALTAQLVHEDLKEQTRSIAAAFIASGIDPTKHIVFNQSAVSGHAELAWIFNCVARIGWMNRMTQFKDKAGKDAEKASLGLYAYPSLMAADILLYRATHVPVGDDQKQHLELTRDIAQKFNLDFAAKIRAIGKGIDIKVGDEPVHAYFPMVEPLIDGPAPRVMSLRDGTKKMSKSDASDLSRINLMDDAETIAKKVRKAKTDADGLPSETAGLAGRPEADNLVGIYAALSDKSKADVLADFGGQQFSAFKPALADLAVEVLSPITGEMRRLMDDTAHIDAILKDGGERANARAEVTMKEVRDIVGFL; the protein is encoded by the coding sequence ATGAACCAGTTCCAGCCGCTCGTCTTTTCCGGCGTCCAGCCCACCGGCAATCTCCATCTCGGCAATTATCTCGGCGCCATCCGCAAGTTCGTCGCCCTGCAGGCAACCAACGACTGCATCTATTGCGTCGTCGACATGCATGCGCTGACAGCGCAGCTCGTGCACGAGGATCTCAAGGAGCAGACCCGCTCGATCGCCGCAGCCTTCATCGCTTCGGGCATCGACCCGACGAAGCACATCGTCTTCAACCAGTCGGCCGTATCCGGTCATGCCGAGCTCGCCTGGATCTTCAATTGCGTCGCCCGCATCGGCTGGATGAACCGCATGACCCAGTTCAAGGACAAGGCCGGCAAGGACGCCGAGAAGGCCTCGCTCGGCCTTTATGCCTATCCGTCGCTGATGGCCGCCGACATCCTCCTTTACCGCGCCACCCATGTGCCGGTCGGCGACGACCAGAAGCAGCATCTGGAACTGACCCGCGACATCGCCCAGAAGTTCAACCTCGATTTTGCGGCAAAGATCCGCGCTATCGGCAAGGGCATCGACATCAAGGTCGGCGACGAGCCGGTGCATGCCTATTTCCCGATGGTCGAGCCGCTGATCGATGGCCCGGCGCCGCGCGTCATGAGCCTGCGCGACGGCACCAAGAAGATGTCGAAGTCGGACGCGTCCGATCTCTCGCGCATCAACCTGATGGACGATGCCGAGACGATCGCCAAGAAGGTCCGCAAGGCCAAGACCGATGCCGACGGCCTGCCGAGCGAGACGGCGGGTCTTGCCGGACGCCCGGAAGCCGACAACCTCGTCGGCATCTACGCTGCGCTCTCCGACAAGTCGAAGGCCGACGTTCTTGCCGACTTCGGCGGTCAGCAGTTCTCGGCCTTCAAGCCGGCGCTGGCCGACCTCGCCGTCGAGGTGCTGTCGCCGATCACCGGTGAAATGCGCCGCCTGATGGACGACACCGCGCATATCGACGCCATCCTCAAGGACGGCGGCGAACGCGCCAATGCCCGCGCCGAAGTCACCATGAAGGAAGTCCGCGACATCGTCGGCTTCCTGTGA
- the murJ gene encoding murein biosynthesis integral membrane protein MurJ has translation MSLVKKFVTVGGGTLGSRLMGFGREMLMAAALGTGPMAEAFMAAFKFPNLFRRLFAEGAFNAAFVPLFAKEIEAGGMEGAKRFSEEVFGVLFTVLLGLTIVMELAMPLLMRTIIAPGFSGDKYDVTVRLAVIMFPYLACMSLTAMLSGMLNSLHHYFAAAIAPIFFNIAMIGALVYGLWMDSDAITIAYYLAWAVLVAGLLQILVLYVGVRFAGMSIGFRRPHLTPGVKRLLLLAFPAAVTGGIQQINLIIGQAIASLKEGAIASLQYADRIYQLPLGVVGVAVGVVLLPELARALKGGHRAEADNLQNRSIEFALFLTLPAAAGIFALAPDIIRLVYERGAFRPEATATVAAVLTLFGFGLPGFVLNKALTPGFFAREDTKTPMRFTMMSMVFNTVLSVSLFPILAERGIALAETLAGWLTVVLLFYTLRKRGHLTIERSLVSRVIRMMIASVIMAAAARYGANYFSASLSSSATSLEQAAVLLPLIAAAFFLYLVIVFAIGGADIGMIRRSLKRGRGKPAVADKMDGDIQP, from the coding sequence ATGAGCCTCGTCAAGAAATTCGTCACCGTCGGCGGCGGCACGCTCGGCAGCCGGCTGATGGGCTTCGGCCGCGAAATGCTGATGGCGGCAGCCCTCGGCACGGGGCCGATGGCGGAAGCCTTCATGGCCGCCTTCAAGTTCCCGAACCTGTTTCGACGGCTGTTTGCCGAAGGCGCGTTCAATGCCGCCTTCGTGCCGCTCTTCGCCAAGGAGATCGAGGCGGGCGGCATGGAGGGTGCCAAGCGCTTCTCCGAAGAGGTCTTCGGCGTGCTGTTCACGGTGCTGCTCGGGCTGACGATCGTCATGGAACTCGCCATGCCGCTGCTGATGCGCACGATCATCGCGCCCGGCTTTTCCGGCGACAAGTATGACGTGACGGTGCGGCTTGCCGTCATCATGTTCCCCTATCTCGCCTGCATGTCGCTGACGGCGATGCTGTCGGGCATGCTCAATTCCCTGCACCACTATTTTGCCGCCGCGATTGCGCCGATCTTCTTCAACATCGCCATGATCGGCGCGCTGGTCTATGGCCTGTGGATGGATTCCGACGCCATCACGATCGCCTACTATCTCGCCTGGGCGGTGCTGGTCGCTGGCCTGCTGCAGATCCTGGTCCTTTATGTCGGCGTCCGCTTTGCCGGCATGTCCATCGGCTTTCGCCGTCCGCACCTGACGCCGGGCGTGAAGCGGCTGCTGCTATTAGCCTTCCCGGCTGCCGTCACCGGTGGCATCCAGCAGATCAACCTGATCATCGGCCAGGCGATCGCCTCGCTGAAAGAGGGCGCGATCGCCTCGCTGCAATATGCCGACCGGATCTACCAGCTGCCGCTCGGCGTCGTCGGTGTCGCCGTTGGCGTCGTCTTGCTGCCGGAACTGGCGCGGGCGCTGAAGGGTGGCCACAGGGCGGAAGCGGACAACCTGCAGAACCGGTCGATCGAGTTCGCGCTGTTCCTGACCCTGCCGGCCGCGGCCGGCATCTTCGCGCTGGCGCCGGACATCATCCGCCTCGTCTACGAGCGCGGCGCCTTCCGGCCGGAGGCAACCGCGACGGTGGCGGCGGTCCTGACCCTCTTCGGTTTCGGCCTGCCGGGCTTCGTCCTCAACAAGGCCCTCACCCCGGGCTTCTTCGCCCGCGAGGATACGAAGACGCCGATGCGCTTCACGATGATGTCGATGGTCTTCAACACGGTGCTCTCCGTCAGCCTGTTCCCGATCCTGGCTGAGCGCGGCATCGCGCTGGCCGAGACGCTGGCCGGCTGGCTGACTGTCGTCTTGTTGTTCTACACCCTGCGCAAGCGTGGGCATCTGACGATCGAACGCTCGCTCGTCTCGCGGGTCATCCGCATGATGATCGCCTCGGTGATCATGGCCGCCGCCGCGCGCTATGGCGCCAACTATTTCTCCGCCAGCCTGTCGTCGAGCGCGACGTCGCTGGAACAGGCCGCCGTCCTGCTACCGCTGATCGCCGCAGCATTCTTCCTTTATCTCGTCATCGTCTTCGCCATCGGCGGCGCGGATATCGGCATGATCCGCCGCAGCCTGAAGCGCGGACGCGGCAAGCCGGCGGTGGCGGACAAGATGGATGGAGATATCCAGCCATGA